From Nicotiana tabacum cultivar K326 chromosome 20, ASM71507v2, whole genome shotgun sequence, one genomic window encodes:
- the LOC142174655 gene encoding uncharacterized protein LOC142174655, whose protein sequence is MVESDTGNIFSDPKMAETVAEKIDACHPYFLNNSDSPGMNLININFDGTSYANWRRGVLISLSAKNKLGFINGTCTMPTDPPMQDQWRRCNDMVISWLLNSLSKDIADSVIYSQMTKELWNELE, encoded by the coding sequence ATGGTTGAATCAGACACTGGAAATATTTTTTCTGATCCTAAAATGGCTGAGACAGTGGCTGAAAAAATAGATGCTTGTCATCCTTATTTTCTGAACAACTCAGATTCTCCAGGAATGAAtctcatcaatataaactttgaTGGAACTAGTTATGCAAACTGGCGTAGAGGCGTCTTGATATCTTTATCAGCTAAGAACAAGCTTGGATTTATAAATGGAACTTGTACCATGCCAACAGATCCACCAATGCAAGATCAATGGAGGAGGTGCAATGACATGGTCATTTCTTGGTTGCTTAACTCTCTCAGCAAGGACATTGCAGATAGTGTTATTTACTCTCAGATGACTAAAGAGCTGTGGAATGAGCTAGAGTAG
- the LOC107773715 gene encoding uncharacterized protein LOC107773715, which yields MEKIQLTRNMRARTDPAFSDFLLRVGNGEEHTIKDDLVLLLEQLVIKSNGNISGEDRLISEIYPSLNENGSCAKYMTERTILASRNEYIDQLNEMLIVNFSGESKTFISFDSAEDDTNNYYQEEYLNTLTPNDLPPHGKKLTKLRNFSKLIVDFEEKYTHHVTKKLRSIKWLMQWYKDGM from the exons ATGGAAAAGATTCAACTAACAAGAAATATGAGAGCAAGGACAGATCCAGCATTTAGTGATTTTTTGCTTCGCGTCGGCAATGGCGAAGAGCAtacaataaaagatgatttggtccTTCTGCTAGAACAACTGGTTATCAAGTCCAATGGTAATATCAGTGGTGAGGATCGTTTAATAAGCGAAATATATCCATCATTAAATGAAAATGGAAGTTGTGCAAAGTATATGACAGAAAGAACTATCTTAGCGagcagaaatgaatatattgATCAACTAAATGAGATGTTGATTGTTAATTTTTCCGGTGAAAGCAAAACATTTATCAGTTTTGACTCAGCAGAAGATGATACCAACAACTACTATCaggaagaatacttaaatactttaacacCAAATGATCTTCCACCACACGG AAAGAAGTTAACAAAACTTCGTAACTTCTCAAAGTTAATT gttgattttgaagaaaaatatacaCATCATGTTACTAAGAAACTTAGATCCATCAAATGGCTTATGCAATGGTACAAGGATGGTATGTAG